From a region of the Ammospiza nelsoni isolate bAmmNel1 chromosome 26, bAmmNel1.pri, whole genome shotgun sequence genome:
- the PHB1 gene encoding prohibitin 1, whose translation MAAKVFESIGKLGLGLAVAGGVVNSALYNVDAGHRAVIFDRFRGVQDVVVGEGTHFLIPWVQKPIIFDCRSRPRNVPVITGSKDLQNVNITLRILFRPVTAQLPRIFTSIGEDYDERVLPSITTEILKSVVARFDAGELITQRELVSRQVSEDLTERAATFGLILDDVSLTHLTFGKEFTEAVEMKQVAQQEAERARFIVEKAEQQKKAAVISAEGDSKAAELIANSLATAGDGLIELRKLEAAEDIAYQLSRSRNITYLPSGQSVLLQLPQ comes from the exons ATGGCTGCCAAGGTGTTCGAGAGCATCGGGAAGCTCGGCCTGGGCTTGGCCGTGGCGGGGGGAGTCGTCAACTCGGCTCTTTACAACG TGGAcgcagggcacagagctgtgatCTTCGACCGCTTCCGGGGGGTGCAGGACGTGGTGGTGGGCGAGGGCACCCATTTCCTGATCCCCTGGGTGCAGAAACCCATCATCTTCGACTGCCGCTCGCGGCCCCGCAACGTGCCCGTCATCACCGGCAGCAaag accTGCAGAACGTGAACATCACGCTGCGCATCCTGTTCCGGCCCGTGACGGCGCAGCTGCCGCGCATCTTCACCAGCATCGGCGAGGACTACGACGAGCGCGTGCTGCCCTCCATCACCACCGAGATCCTCAAGTCCGTGGTG GCGCGCTTTGACGCGGGCGAGCTGATCACGCAGCGGGAGCTGGTGTCCCGGCAGGTCAGCGAGGACCTCACGGAGCGCGCGGCCACCTTCGGCCTCATCCTGGACGACGTGTCCCTG ACCCACCTGACCTTCGGCAAGGAGTTCACGGAGGCGGTGGAGATGAAGCAGGTGGcgcagcaggaggcagagcgGGCCAGGTTCATCGTGGAGAAG GCCGAGCAGCAGAAGAAGGCGGCGGTGATCTCTGCAGAGGGCGACTCCAAGGCCGCGGAGCTGATTGCCAACTCGCTGGCCACGGCGGGGGACGGGCTGATCGAGCTGCGCAAGCTGGAGGCGGCCGAGGACATCGCGTACCAGCTGTCGCGCTCGCGCAACATCACCTACCTGCCCTCGGGACAGTccgtgctgctgcagctgccccagtga